The following coding sequences lie in one Carassius gibelio isolate Cgi1373 ecotype wild population from Czech Republic chromosome A17, carGib1.2-hapl.c, whole genome shotgun sequence genomic window:
- the LOC128031595 gene encoding M1-specific T cell receptor beta chain, with translation MNCYQNDTAYDYKYWYRQIKGELVLVGSYIVSSSSNEKGFETNFTVSSTEIKKWTLKVDVKEGIDAVYLCAARLHADFSDGVLITQWPKYISRLSGSSVEMHCYQNDTEYNYKYWYRQIKGEGPVLIGSNDFNSPSYEKGFEKGFTISGTETKKWTLKVDVKKGTDAVYLCAAIVCCANYQAYFGKGTKLTVLVREEKKPDVEILKPSEIETGCKKRVTLVCVAKDFYPDHVSIRWSLGNNELKKDIATDPYAIQDKDTELFSISSRLQVSKKDFKPKHNYTCTVKYYYETDKYMDVSSSIIGIEGDEYEPESYVNSAQWMKLAYGVFIAKSGLYGLVVLVYVMRKGSPGKGMNCYAKLEFGEGTKLTVLAAEITLPKVKILPPSPNELCSENKTEKWSTLVCVATGFYPDHVSVSWKVNGEERQDRVSTDASARQDKTTLMYRISSRMKIDDMDWIDPKNNFTCTVHFFNGKQYVTVANTINGQKVKPKGLKLLGFGYILFLSKSLLYALVVAGVVGKLKFSAKKKQLPED, from the exons ATGAACTGTTACCAGAACGATACAGCTTATGACTACAAATACTGGTACAGACAAATAAAAGGAGAGCTGGTGCTTGTTGGGAGCTATATTGTTTCCTCTTCCTCTAATGAGAAAGGATTTGAAACCAATTTCACAGTGTCAAGTACAGAGATTAAGAAGTGGACCCTGAAAGTGGATGTTAAGGAGGGGATTGATGCTGTGTATCTGTGTGCTGCTAGATTACACG CAGATTTCAGTGACGGTGTTCTGATCACTCAATGGCCGAAGTACATATCCAGGCTTTCAGGCTCCTCAGTTGAAATGCATTGTTACCAGAACGATACAGAATATAACTACAAATACTGGTACAGACAAATAAAGGGTGAAGGACCAGTGCTTATTGGGAGCAACGATTTTAACTCTCCCTCTTATGAGAAGGGGTTTGAGAAAGGCTTCACAATTTCTGGTACAGAGACAAAGAAATGGACCCTGAAGGTTGATGTTAAGAAGGGGACTGATGCTGTGTATCTGTGTGCTGCTA TCGTATGCTGTGCCAATTATCAAGCCTATTTCGGTAAGGGCACCAAATTAACAGTTCTTG tgcgtgaggaaaaaaaaccagaCGTAGAAATCCTGAAGCCCTCTGAAATCGAGACTGGCTGTAAGAAAAGAGTCACTCTTGTGTGTGTGGCCAAAGACTTCTACCCAGACCATGTGAGCATAAGATGGAGCCTTGGaaacaatgaattaaaaaaagatatagcGACAGACCCATATGCCATCCAAGACAAAGACACAGAATTGTTCAGCATATCCAGCAGACTTCAAGTCTCTAAAAAAGATTTCAAACCAAAACACAATTACACATGTACAGTGAAATACTACTATGAAACAGACAAGTACATGGACGTATCCAGCAGTATCATTGGAATTGAAG GTGATGAATATGAGCCAG AAAGCTATGTGAATTCTGCACAGTGGATGAAACTGGCATACGGTGTGTTCATCGCTAAGAGTGGACTGTATGGTCTCGTCGTCTTAGTGTATGTGATGAGAAAG GGTTCACCTGGAAAGGGAATGAACTG CTATGCAAAACTAGAATTTGGAGAAGGGACCAAACTGACAGTTCTGG CTGCAGAAATCACTCTCCCTAAAGTCAAGATCCTTCCACCTTCTCCAAACGAACTCTGTTCAGAGAACAAGACAGAGAAATGGTCAACTTTAGTGTGTGTGGCCACAGGCTTTTATCCCGATCATGTGAGTGTGTCCTGGAAAGTGAATGGCGAGGAAAGACAGGACAGGGTCTCAACTGACGCCTCAGCCCGACAGGACAAGACAACGTTAATGTACCGTATCAGCAGCAGAATGAAAATTGATGACATGGACTGGATAGATCCCAAAAATAACTTCACCTGCACCGTCCATTTCTTCAACGGAAAGCAATATGTCACTGTCGCAAACACCATAAATGGTCAAAAAG TGAAGCCTAAAGGATTGAAACTGCTCGGCTTTGGCTACATCCTATTCCTCAGCAAAAGCCTGCTGTATGCGCTGGTTGTGGCTGGTGTGGTGGGCAAACTCAAG TTTTCAGCGAAGAAGAAACAATTACCAGAGGACTGA